Proteins encoded in a region of the Vicia villosa cultivar HV-30 ecotype Madison, WI linkage group LG5, Vvil1.0, whole genome shotgun sequence genome:
- the LOC131605303 gene encoding uncharacterized protein LOC131605303: protein MGDKNNAYFHAYFKSRGNNKSVQFLQWDDGSILTNHKDIETEFLSLYRNLMGTATQRTTHIDIYAMKRGKHLDKNQCNFLVSKVTTGEIKEALSGIGDLRSPWINGYGSKVFKVCWNIVNRDVTVAIGEFFSQGRIFRNFTRTSVPLIPKTNEAKHARD from the coding sequence ATGGGGGATAAAAACAATGCCTATTTTCATGCATATTTTAAGTCTAGGGGTAATAACAAGAGTGTTCAATTCTTACAGTGGGATGATGGCAGTATACTTACTAACCACAAGGATATTGAAACTGAATTCCTAAGTCTGTATAGAAACCTGATGGGCACAGCTACTCAAAGAACCACTCATATTGATATATATGCTATGAAAAGAGGTAAGCATTTGGATAAGAATCAATGCAATTTCCTGGTCAGTAAAGTCACTACAGGGGAGATCAAGGAGGCTCTTAGTGGTATTGGAGATTTGAGATCACCATGGATTAATGGATATGGCTCAAAGGTTTTCAAAGTTTGCTGGAATATTGTCAACAGGGATGTCACTGTAGCCATTGGGGAATTTTTCTCACAGGGTAGAATTTTTAGAAATTTTACTAGAACTAGTGTGCCCCTGATCCCAAAGACAAATGAAGCCAAACATGCTAGAGATTAG
- the LOC131607166 gene encoding biotin synthase, mitochondrial-like, whose amino-acid sequence MFWLRPILRSQPRSSIWALHHSSFSTSSPAAIQAEKTIQHGPRNDWTKEEVKSIYDSPILDLLFHGAQVHRHAHNFREVQQCTLLSVKTGGCSEDCSYCPQSSRYDTGLKGQRLMNKEAVLKAAVKAKEAGSTRFCMGAAWRDTIGRKTNFNQILEYVKEIKGMGMEVCCTLGMLDKDQAGELKKAGLTAYNHNLDTSREYYPNIITTRSYDERLQTLEYVRDAGINVCSGGIIGLGEAEEDRVGLLHTLSTLPTHPESVPINALVAVKGTPLQDQKPVEIWEMIRMIATARITMPKAMVRLSAGRVRFSVPEQALCFLAGANSIFAGEKLLTTANNDFDTDQLMFKVLGLLPKAPTLEEDETSETENYKEASSSS is encoded by the exons ATGTTTTGGTTGAGACCTATTTTGCGTTCACAACCAAGATCTTCCATTTGGGCATTACACCATTCTTCCTTTTCCACTTCCTCACCCGCTGCAATTCAAGCTGAGAAAACCATTCAACATGGACCCAGAAACGATTGGACTAAAGAAGAAGTCAAATCCATCTACGACTCTCCCATTCTCGATCTTCTCTTCCATGGG GCTCAGGTTCACAGACATGCTCATAACTTTAGGGAAGTGCAGCAGTGTACTCTTCTATCTGTGAAAACAGGTGGGTGTAGTGAGGATTGTTCTTATTGTCCTCAATCCTCTAGGTATGATACAGGACTCAAAGGTCAGAGACTTATGAACAAAGAGGCTGTTCTTAAAGCTGCAGTCAAG GCAAAAGAGGCTGGGAGTACTCGCTTTTGTATGGGCGCTGCATGGAGGGATACAATAGGAAGAAAGACAAACTTCAACCAGATACTTGAATATGTAAAAGAAATAAA GGGTATGGGGATGGAGGTGTGTTGCACCCTTGGCATGCTCGATAAAGATCAAGCCGGTGAGCTCAAGAAGGCGGGTCTTACTGCCTATAATCACAATCTTGACACTTCCAGGGAATACTATCCAAACATCATCACAACAAGGAGTTATGATGAGCGCTTGCAAACTCTTGAATATGTTCGTGATGCAGGGATTAATGTTTGCTCTG GTGGAATTATCGGGCTCGGAGAAGCTGAGGAAGACCGTGTAGGTTTGCTACATACATTATCAACACTTCCTACACATCCAGAGAGTGTTCCTATTAACGCACTTGTTGCTGTCAAGGGAACCCCTCTTCAGGATCAGAAG CCTGTTGAAATATGGGAGATGATTCGCATGATTGCGACAGCGCGTATAACAATGCCAAAAGCAATGGTGAGGTTATCAGCCGGCAGGGTTCGGTTCTCCGTGCCTGAACAGGCCTTGTGTTTTCTTGCTGGTGCCAATTCTATCTTTGCTGGTGAAAAGCTTCTCACAACTGCTAACAATGATTTTGATACCGATCAACTCATGTTTAAAGTTCTCGGTCTTCTTCCAAAAGCTCCAACCTTAGAAGAAGATGAAACTAGCGAGACAGAGAACTATAAAGAAGCTTCTTCTTCTAGCTAA
- the LOC131602265 gene encoding isoleucine--tRNA ligase, cytoplasmic-like: MEEVCEGKDFAFPKQEETILDFWSRIDAFHTQLSLTKDKPEYIFYDGPPFATGLPHYGHILAGTIKDIVTRYQSMTGHHVTRRFGWDCHGLPVENEIDKKLGIKKREDVLKLGIGVYNEECRSIVTRYVSEWENVITRTGRWIDFKNDYKTMDLKFMESVWWVFSQLYAKNLVYKGFKVMPYSTGCKTPLSNFEAGQNYKDVSDPEVFMTFPLLGDPDGASFVAWTTTPWTLPSNLALCINANFTYLKVRNKYTGKVYIVAESRLSVLHNPKDKPKEAVANSSASVPKNAKNKGTSSGKADNVLDFFDVLEKFTGASLVGKKYEPLFDYFNELSETAFRVVADNYVTDDSGTGVVHCAAAFGEDDFRVCIENQIISKDKLVVAVDDDGCFTEKITDFSGCYIKQADKDIIEAVKAKGRLFKSGAFTHSYPFCWRSDTPLIYRAVPSWFVRVELLKEKLLENNKQTYWVPDFVKDKRFHNWLENARDWAISRSRFWGTPLPIWISEDEKEIVVIDSVAKLEKLSGVKVSDLHRHNIDHITIQSESGRVLRRVDDVFDCWFESGSMPYAYIHYPFENVELFEKNFPGHFVAEGLDQTRGWFYTLMVLATALFGKPAFRNLICNGLVLAEDGKKMSKSLKNYPSPMDVINDYGADALRLYLINSPVVRAEPLRFKKEGVYGVVRDVFLPWYNAYRFLVQNTKRLEVEGLAPFVLLDQATLQKSSNVLDQWINSATQSLVHFVRQEMDGYRLYTVVPYLLKFLDNLTNIYVRFNRKRLKGRTGEEDCRTALSTLYNVLLLSCKVMAPFTPFFTEVLYQNMRKASKGSEESIHYCSFPEEEGKGGERIEQSVSRMMTIIDLARNIRERHNKPLKTPLREMVIVHPDADFLEDINGKLKEYVLEELNIRSLVPCNDTLKYASLRAEPDFSVLGKRLGKSMGIVAKEVKAMSQEKILAFEKAGEVVIASHSLKLSDIKVLRDFKRPDGMADNEIDAAGDGDVLVILDLRPDESLFEAGAAREIVNRIQKLRKKIALEPTDTVEVYFQSLDDDKSISQRVLQSQESYIREAIGSPLLQFSLMPAHAVIIGEESFHGISSMSFSITLARPTSMFNEKAILSLFSGNSKFAHNLQTYLLSRDHSNLKSDFQDGNGKKIVDSIEQQPAAEVVLGEHVFLTVGDYYVAAKSV, translated from the exons ATGGAAGAAGTCTGCGAAGGCAAAGACTTCGCTTTCCCAAAGCAAGAAGAAACCATCCTCGATTTCTGGTCCCGAATCGACGCATTCCACACACAGCTATCTCTCACCAAAGACAAACCCGAGTACATCTTCTACGACGGTCCTCCTTTCGCCACCGGTCTTCCTCACTACGGCCACATTCTCGCCGGCACAATCAAGGACATCGTCACGCGCTACCAATCCATGACCGGACACCATGTCACGCGCCGATTTGGATGGGATTGTCATGGTTTGCCAGTCGAGAACGAGATCGATAAGAAGCTTGGGATTAAGAAGCGCGAGGATGTTCTTAAGCTTGGGATTGGGGTTTATAATGAGGAGTGTAGGAGTATTGTGACGCGGTATGTTTCTGAATGGGAGAATGTTATTACGAGGACTGGGAGGTGGATTGATTTTAAGAATGATTATAAGACTATGGATCTTAAGTTTATGGAGTCTGTTTGGTGGGTTTTTTCTCAGCTTTATGCGAAAAACCTTGTTTATAAAGGTTTTAAG GTCATGCCATATAGTACTGGTTGCAAAACTCCACTCTCTAATTTTGAGGCTGGTCAGAATTATAAG GATGTATCTGACCCTGAAGTGTTCATGACGTTTCCGTTGTTGGGCGATCCAGATGGTGCATCTTTCGTGGCTTGGACAACAACGCCATGGACTCTTCCTAGCAATCTTGCTCTGTGCATTAATGCTAATTTTACCTATTTGAAG GTACGCAATAAGTATACCGGTAAAGTTTATATAGTTGCCGAATCTCGTCTGTCTGTACTTCATAACCCAAAGGACAAGCCCAAAGAGGCTGTTGCTAATAGTTCAGCTAGTGTCCCTAAAAATGCAAAGAACAAGGGCACATCAAGTGGCAAGGCTGATAACGTATTAGATTTTTTTGATGTGCTGGAGAAATTCACAGGGGCTTCATTAGTGGGGAAGAA GTATGAACCATTATTTGATTACTTTAACGAGCTATCTGAAACAGCTTTTAGAGTTGTTGCCGACAATTATGTAACTGATGATAGCGGTACCGGTGTTGTCCACTGTGCCGCTGCTTTTGGTGAAGATGATTTTCGTGTTTGCATTGAGAATCAAATTATTAGTAAG GATAAACTTGTTGTAGCTGTTGATGATGATGGCTGCTTTACTGAAAAAATTACTGACTTTAGTGGGTGCTATATCAAACAAGCCGACAAGGATATCATTGAAGCAGTGAAG GCAAAGGGTAGGTTGTTTAAGTCTGGAGCTTTTACTCATTCCTATCCATTCTGTTGGAGATCTGATACCCCACTCATTTACAGAGCTGTTCCAAGCTG GTTTGTTAGAGTGGAGTTGCTGAAAGAGAAATTGTTGGAAAACAATAAACAGACTTACTGGGTCCCTGATTTTGTCAAG GATAAGCGATTTCACAATTGGCTGGAAAATGCAAGAGACTGGGCAATTAGTCGAAGTAGATTTTGGGGGACCCCTCTCCCTATATGGATTAGTGAGGATGAGAAAGAAATAGTTGTCATAGATTCTGTTGCAAAACTTGAAAAGCTTTCAGGTGTAAAG GTGTCTGACCTTCATCGGCACAACATTGATCATATTACAATTCAAAGTGAAAGTGGCCGTGTGCTTCGACGTGTTGATGAT GTTTTTGACTGCTGGTTTGAAAGTGGGTCCATGCCTTATGCGTATATTCATTATCCTTTTGAAAATGTTGAGCTGTTTGAGAAGAATTTTCCTGGCCATTTTGTCGCTGAAGGACTGGATCAAACCCGTGGTTG GTTTTATACCCTAATGGTGCTAGCTACTGCATTATTTGGTAAGCCTGCCTTTAGGAATCTAATTTGCAATGGGCTTGTCCTGGCGGAAGATGGAAAAAAGATGAGCAAAAGCCTGAAAAACTATCCTTCACCCATGGATGTTATTAATGATTATGGAGCG GATGCCTTGCGATTGTACCTTATAAACTCGCCTGTTGTGCGTGCTGAGCCACTTCGTTTCAAGAAGGAAGGAGTTTATGGTGTT GTTAGAGATGTTTTCCTTCCCTGGTATAATGCATATAGGTTCCTTGTTCAAAATACAAAGAGGCTTGAGGTTGAGGGTCTAGCACCTTTTGTACTTCTTGACCAGGCCACACTTCAGAAGTCATCAAATGTTCTTGACCAGTGGATCAACTCAGCCACACAAAGCCTTGTTCATTTTGTCCGGCAAGAAATGGATGGTTACCGCCTTTATACG GTGGTTCCGTATCTTCTAAAGTTTCTTGATAACCTTACAAATATATATGTACGGTTCAACCGTAAGAGACTGAAAGGTCGTACTGGAGAAGAAGACTGCAGAACAGCACTTTCAACTCTATACAAT GTGCTTTTGTTATCCTGTAAAGTGATGGCTCCTTTTACACCTTTTTTCACTGAGGTACTTTATCAAAATATGCGAAAAGCATCGAAAGGATCAGAGGAGAGCATCCACTATTGCAGTTTTCCCGAGGAAGAAGGCAAG GGGGGAGAACGGATTGAGCAAAGTGTTTCAAGGATGATGACAATTATTGATCTGGCCCGAAACATTCGTGAGCGTCATAACAAGCCTCTTAAAACACCACTCAG GGAGATGGTCATAGTGCATCCTGATGCAGACTTCCTAGAAGACATTAATGGAAAGTTGAAGGAG TATGTACTTGAGGAACTCAATATACGATCCCTTGTTCCATGTAATGATACTTTGAAGTATGCATCCTTACGTGCCGAGCCTGACTTTAG tgTTTTAGGTAAGCGACTAGGAAAATCTATGGGCATTGTTGCCAAAGAAGTCAAAGCAATGTCACAGGAAAAGATTTTGGCTTTTGAAAAAGCTGGAGAAGTGGTCATTGCAAGTCACAGTTTGAAGCTGTCTGATATTAAG GTTCTCCGTGATTTTAAACGTCCTGATGGTATGGCGGATAATGAGATTGATGCTGCTGGGGATG GTGATGTTTTAGTTATATTGGACTTGCGACCCGACGAGTCATTGTTTGAGGCTGGTGCTGCGAGAGAG ATTGTTAACAGAATTCAGAAGTTAAGAAAGAAAATTGCTCTCGAACCAACTGACACTGTGGAGGTTTACTTTCAATCATTGGATGATGATAAATCAATCTCTCAGAGAGTTTTGCAATCACAG GAATCCTATATCAGAGAGGCCATTGGTTCTCCATTGCTTCAATTTTCTTTGATGCCTGCGCATGCA GTTATCATTGGTGAAGAGAGTTTCCATGGGATTTCCAGCATGTCGTTTTCCATCACCTTGGCAAGACCTACATCAATGTTCAACGAAAAAGCCATTCTTTCACTATTTTCAG GTAACTCCAAATTTGCACACAATTTGCAAACTTACCTGCTATCAAGAGATCATTCAAATTTGAAGTCTGACTTTCAGGATGGAAATGGAAAG AAAATCGTAGACTCGATTGAACAGCAACCTGCAGCTGAAGTGGTACTTGGTGAGCATGTATTTCTCACCGTAGGGGATTACTATGTTGCTGCAAAATCTGTCTAA